The following are encoded in a window of Thiohalobacter sp. IOR34 genomic DNA:
- the pgl gene encoding 6-phosphogluconolactonase, translated as MHITDPRQVSVLPSPEALAEAAARRIDEAARAAIRARGAFHIALAGGSTPRRLYRRLAESPFAEAIDWSHIHVYFGDERAVPPDHADSNYRMAEEALLSRVPIPREQIHPMRARPERIETDAASYAELLNRCLPREDGLPRLDLALLGVGPDGHTASLFPGTPVLEERQRLVAPVYVERLQSWRLTLTYPVLEAARGLLFLVAGSDKAPIVHRLFREPETGAPALPVAAIRPGGEVQWLLDAAAAEGLQP; from the coding sequence ATGCACATCACCGACCCCCGTCAGGTCAGCGTCCTGCCCTCGCCGGAGGCGCTGGCGGAGGCCGCCGCCCGGCGGATCGACGAGGCGGCGCGGGCGGCGATCCGCGCCCGCGGCGCCTTCCACATCGCCCTCGCCGGCGGCAGCACGCCGCGGCGTCTCTACCGACGGCTGGCCGAGTCCCCCTTTGCCGAGGCCATCGACTGGAGCCACATCCACGTCTATTTCGGCGACGAGCGCGCCGTGCCCCCCGACCATGCGGACAGCAACTACCGGATGGCCGAAGAGGCCCTGCTGTCACGGGTCCCCATCCCCCGGGAACAGATCCACCCCATGCGAGCCCGGCCGGAACGGATCGAGACGGATGCCGCCAGCTACGCCGAACTGCTGAACCGCTGCCTGCCCCGGGAAGACGGCCTGCCGCGCCTCGATCTGGCCCTGCTCGGCGTGGGACCCGACGGCCACACCGCCTCACTCTTCCCGGGCACCCCGGTACTGGAGGAACGCCAGCGCCTGGTGGCGCCGGTGTACGTGGAACGGCTGCAGAGCTGGCGCCTGACCCTCACCTACCCGGTGCTGGAAGCGGCGCGTGGCCTGCTGTTCCTGGTCGCCGGCAGCGACAAGGCACCCATCGTGCACCGTCTGTTCCGGGAGCCGGAAACGGGCGCCCCTGCGTTACCGGTGGCCGCCATCCGCCCCGGCGGCGAGGTCCAGTGGCTGCTCGATGCCGCCGCGGCCGAGGGTCTGCAGCCTTGA
- a CDS encoding peptidylprolyl isomerase, producing the protein MNRHLLSPLLLALLLLAGLAQAAVQPLNRIVAVVNDDVVLESELQHKLELVREQLRERATQLPPEDQLRKQVLERLILDKLQLQLAERSNIKIDDEALNASLRNIARSNGMTLDEFRRVLEEDGQSYAAFREALRNQLRISRLRQQLIGNRVNVSEQEVDNLLANEAAWGDQSRQYHIAHILIASPEAASPDQLREVRQRAESVLRKLRQGADFAKLAVAYSNGQRALEGGDLGWRKPSQLPSLFADRIRDMKPGEVSDLIRSSSGFHIIKLIEVRGDDRRVITQTHVRHILLRPDAMHSEAEVRQRLEQLKERIENGDDFDTLCRSHSQDKVSAAKGGDLGWVGPGELVPRFEEAMRKLQPGEISEPIKTRYGWHLIQVLERRSHDSTADLRRARAREIIRKRKTEEELQLWLRRLRDEAYVEYRDSTG; encoded by the coding sequence ATGAACAGACATCTTCTTTCTCCGCTCCTCCTCGCCCTGCTGCTCCTCGCCGGCCTGGCCCAGGCGGCCGTGCAGCCGCTCAACCGTATCGTTGCCGTGGTCAACGACGACGTGGTGCTGGAGAGCGAACTGCAGCACAAGCTCGAGCTGGTGCGTGAACAGTTGCGCGAACGCGCCACCCAGCTGCCCCCCGAGGACCAGCTGCGCAAGCAGGTGCTGGAGCGTCTGATCCTGGACAAGCTGCAACTGCAGCTCGCCGAACGCAGCAACATCAAGATCGACGACGAGGCATTGAACGCCAGCCTGCGCAACATCGCGCGCAGCAATGGCATGACCCTGGACGAATTCCGCCGGGTGCTGGAGGAAGACGGCCAGTCCTATGCCGCCTTCCGCGAGGCACTGCGCAACCAGTTGCGGATCAGCCGGTTGCGCCAGCAGCTGATCGGCAACCGGGTCAACGTCTCCGAGCAGGAGGTCGACAACCTGCTCGCCAATGAAGCCGCCTGGGGTGACCAGAGCCGCCAATACCACATCGCCCACATCCTTATCGCCAGCCCCGAGGCCGCCTCGCCGGACCAGCTGCGCGAGGTCCGCCAGCGGGCCGAGTCGGTGCTGCGGAAGCTGCGCCAGGGCGCCGACTTCGCCAAGCTGGCGGTGGCCTACTCCAATGGCCAGCGCGCCCTGGAGGGTGGCGACCTGGGTTGGCGCAAGCCCTCCCAGCTGCCGAGCCTGTTCGCCGACCGGATCCGGGACATGAAGCCGGGCGAGGTCAGCGACCTGATCCGCAGCTCCAGCGGTTTCCATATCATCAAGCTGATCGAGGTACGCGGTGACGACCGCCGGGTGATCACCCAGACGCATGTCCGCCATATCCTGCTGCGCCCGGATGCGATGCATTCCGAGGCCGAGGTACGCCAACGCCTGGAACAGCTCAAGGAGCGCATCGAGAACGGTGACGACTTCGACACCCTGTGCCGTTCACATTCCCAGGACAAGGTCTCGGCCGCCAAGGGTGGCGATCTCGGCTGGGTCGGCCCCGGCGAGCTGGTACCGCGCTTCGAGGAGGCCATGCGCAAGCTGCAGCCCGGGGAGATCAGCGAACCGATCAAGACCCGCTATGGCTGGCACCTGATCCAGGTGCTGGAACGGCGCAGCCATGACAGCACCGCCGACCTGCGCCGCGCCCGGGCCCGCGAGATCATCCGCAAGCGCAAGACGGAAGAGGAGCTGCAGCTGTGGCTGCGGCGGCTGCGCGACGAGGCCTACGTGGAGTATCGCGATAGCACGGGCTGA
- the rsmA gene encoding 16S rRNA (adenine(1518)-N(6)/adenine(1519)-N(6))-dimethyltransferase RsmA — protein MSHRPRKRFGQNFLHDPEIIRRIVEAVNPQPGETLLEIGPGEGAITLPLLEACGRLQVVELDRDLVGPLAERARGRGELSVHNQDALRTDFCALAGGRRLRLVGNLPYNISTPLLFHLLEQARCLEDMHFMLQKEVVERMAAAPGTPAYGRLSVMIQYRCAVTPLFLIGPGAFRPPPKVDSAFVRLVPHAQPPVEVPDEALFARLVQQAFAQRRKTLRNTLRGLLDEDAIRSCGIDPQVRAEQLDLAAFATLANRAAGH, from the coding sequence ATGAGCCACCGCCCCCGCAAGCGCTTCGGCCAGAACTTCCTGCACGACCCGGAGATCATCCGGCGCATCGTCGAGGCGGTGAATCCGCAACCCGGCGAGACGCTGCTGGAGATCGGCCCCGGCGAGGGGGCCATCACCCTGCCCCTGCTGGAGGCCTGCGGTCGGCTGCAGGTGGTCGAGCTGGACCGCGACCTGGTCGGCCCGCTGGCGGAACGGGCCCGCGGCCGTGGCGAGCTGAGCGTGCACAACCAGGATGCCCTGCGCACCGACTTCTGCGCCCTCGCGGGGGGACGGCGGCTGCGTCTGGTCGGCAACCTGCCCTACAACATCTCCACCCCCCTGCTGTTCCATCTGCTGGAGCAGGCCCGCTGCCTTGAAGACATGCACTTCATGCTGCAGAAGGAGGTGGTGGAGCGCATGGCGGCCGCCCCAGGCACCCCGGCCTACGGTCGGCTGTCGGTGATGATCCAGTACCGCTGTGCGGTGACGCCACTGTTCCTCATCGGCCCCGGCGCCTTCCGCCCCCCGCCCAAGGTGGACTCGGCCTTCGTGCGGCTGGTCCCGCACGCGCAGCCGCCGGTCGAAGTCCCGGACGAGGCGCTGTTTGCCCGTCTGGTGCAACAGGCCTTCGCCCAGCGCCGCAAGACCCTGCGCAACACCCTGCGCGGGCTGCTCGACGAGGACGCTATCCGCAGTTGCGGCATCGACCCCCAGGTGCGGGCCGAACAGCTCGATCTGGCGGCCTTCGCCACCCTCGCCAACCGGGCCGCCGGCCACTGA
- a CDS encoding universal stress protein gives MSDYTHILAAVDFMPDHRQVTERAGALARQNAARLTLVHVVEFLPMELADELVLPSDVELERQLVEVAEARLEAIAAELEGIQDIERRVEIGPTRHEILRIASEEAIDLIVIGSHGRHGIGRLLGSTANGILHGAPCDVLAVRIRG, from the coding sequence ATGTCCGATTACACCCACATTCTGGCCGCCGTCGACTTCATGCCGGACCACCGCCAGGTCACCGAGCGGGCCGGTGCACTGGCCCGCCAGAACGCCGCCCGCCTGACCCTGGTGCATGTCGTCGAATTCCTGCCCATGGAACTGGCCGACGAGCTGGTGCTGCCCAGCGACGTGGAACTGGAGAGGCAGCTGGTCGAGGTAGCTGAGGCACGGCTGGAGGCCATCGCCGCCGAGCTGGAGGGGATCCAGGACATCGAGCGCCGGGTGGAGATCGGCCCCACCCGCCATGAGATCCTGCGTATCGCCAGCGAGGAGGCCATCGATCTGATCGTGATCGGCAGCCATGGCCGCCATGGCATCGGCCGGCTGCTGGGGTCGACGGCCAACGGCATCCTGCACGGCGCGCCCTGCGACGTGCTGGCGGTGCGCATCCGCGGCTAG
- the apaG gene encoding Co2+/Mg2+ efflux protein ApaG, with protein sequence MNNPSTHNIQVSVETDYVEEQSDPAQDRYVFTYTITIHNAGQLPARLLSRHWLITDSNGKQQEVRGKGVVGEQPRLQPGQSFQYTSGTLLETDVGSMRGSYRMVDDEGVEFDAEIPAFSLSVPRVLH encoded by the coding sequence ATGAACAATCCCTCGACCCACAACATCCAGGTCAGCGTCGAGACCGACTATGTCGAGGAACAGTCGGATCCCGCCCAGGACCGCTATGTCTTCACCTACACCATCACCATCCACAACGCTGGCCAGCTGCCGGCCCGGCTGCTGTCGCGCCACTGGCTGATCACCGACAGCAACGGCAAGCAGCAGGAGGTGCGCGGCAAGGGCGTGGTCGGCGAGCAGCCCCGGCTGCAGCCCGGCCAGAGCTTCCAGTACACCAGCGGCACCCTGCTGGAGACCGACGTCGGCAGCATGCGCGGCAGCTACCGCATGGTCGACGACGAGGGGGTGGAGTTCGACGCCGAGATCCCGGCCTTCAGCCTCTCCGTGCCGCGCGTCCTGCACTAG
- a CDS encoding acetyltransferase: MFLKHVPTGDLVEVLDLDALFDPCKEAVSGRFHAGEELQDSSRFAKSELAFPSGEALPACWIDVDYKAHG, from the coding sequence ATGTTCCTGAAACATGTACCGACCGGCGACCTGGTCGAGGTGCTCGACCTGGATGCCCTGTTCGATCCCTGCAAGGAGGCGGTGAGCGGTCGCTTCCACGCCGGCGAGGAGTTGCAGGACAGCAGCCGCTTTGCCAAGTCGGAACTGGCGTTCCCCTCCGGCGAGGCCTTGCCGGCCTGCTGGATCGACGTCGACTACAAGGCGCACGGCTGA
- a CDS encoding efflux RND transporter periplasmic adaptor subunit yields the protein MIHAALARKSLLVLGLLAVALLLVFTRPRPEAPLTPPLPPRVVLTVVQPVDLQPMERISGRLQPARRVTLRFEVAGRLRSRAVEPGDRVAADGILLQLDDGDYRDALAEARALLSLEQAGIERDRRLLELAERNARLQAAEVERLQALGRKSLVAASRLDDARIRLAQLEAEQARLRYSVGSAAARLAQRRAAVARAERDLARCTLRAPFAGTVNSVALEVGDYVSPGGPALELVDARALDFYTEVRGEVARGLRLGDTVELELDGRRLRGRVQALQPDPDPQTFTHALRVRIEADRIRPGDWARAELALPPLHAVLSVPVTAVLHEEGASYVFRLDGDRLRRIRVEPGPRIGDRQVLRGGVTAGDRVVARDVAALSDGLRVSVAD from the coding sequence GTGATTCACGCCGCTCTGGCACGCAAAAGTCTCCTCGTTCTGGGGTTGCTCGCCGTGGCGCTGCTGCTGGTTTTCACCCGGCCCCGGCCCGAGGCGCCCCTCACGCCGCCGTTGCCGCCGCGGGTGGTGCTGACGGTGGTGCAGCCGGTCGATCTGCAACCGATGGAGCGGATCAGTGGCCGCCTGCAGCCGGCGCGGCGCGTCACGCTGCGCTTCGAGGTGGCCGGCCGGCTGCGTTCGCGGGCGGTGGAGCCCGGAGACAGGGTGGCTGCCGATGGCATCCTCCTGCAGCTCGATGACGGCGACTATCGCGATGCCCTGGCCGAGGCCCGCGCCCTGCTGAGTCTGGAGCAGGCCGGCATCGAGCGGGACCGGCGGCTGCTGGAGCTGGCCGAGCGCAATGCCCGCTTGCAGGCGGCCGAGGTGGAACGGCTGCAGGCGCTCGGCCGCAAGTCGCTGGTGGCGGCCTCCAGGCTGGACGATGCCCGCATCCGCCTGGCGCAGCTGGAGGCGGAACAGGCGCGGCTGCGCTACAGCGTGGGCAGTGCCGCGGCGCGCCTCGCCCAGCGGCGGGCGGCGGTGGCCCGGGCCGAGCGCGACCTGGCACGCTGCACCCTGCGGGCACCCTTTGCCGGCACCGTCAACAGCGTGGCGCTGGAGGTCGGTGACTACGTCAGTCCCGGTGGTCCGGCACTGGAGCTGGTCGACGCCAGGGCGCTCGACTTCTACACCGAGGTCCGCGGCGAGGTGGCGCGCGGCCTGCGGCTGGGCGACACGGTCGAGCTGGAACTCGACGGCAGGCGGTTGCGCGGTCGGGTCCAGGCCCTGCAGCCGGATCCCGATCCGCAGACCTTCACCCATGCGCTGCGGGTGCGGATCGAGGCCGACCGCATCCGGCCGGGCGACTGGGCCCGCGCCGAGCTGGCCCTGCCGCCCCTGCACGCTGTGCTCAGCGTGCCGGTGACCGCGGTGCTGCACGAGGAGGGTGCGAGCTATGTGTTCCGCCTCGACGGCGACCGCCTGCGGCGCATCCGCGTCGAGCCCGGCCCGCGCATCGGTGACCGCCAGGTGTTGCGCGGCGGGGTGACGGCGGGTGACCGGGTGGTGGCGCGCGACGTGGCGGCGCTCAGCGATGGGCTGCGGGTCAGCGTCGCAGACTGA
- a CDS encoding glucokinase, which produces MSPPGLLAGDIGGTHCRLQLFTLENGWPHSRCEYSYPSRDYPRFEPLLADFLARCGTAPEAACLAIAGPVQDRDGQQQVDTTNLPWQLDSRALATASGIRKLRLVNDFEAIGHALDVLSDGDLAILQQGRPRPRAPRALIGAGTGLGVSLMVWDGEGYQVLATEGGHVDFAPQNSLQCELLHALQARHGPHVSVERLLSGPGLAALYAFFEQRLGQPASTEVEAARRAGDAAPAIGRLALEGSDPLAVRSLEEFVRIYGAQAGNLALGCLPFGGLYIAGGVSRRLAPALQDGRFLEAFLAKGRMQPLLRDIPLRLILHPDPGLLGAARLAAALASA; this is translated from the coding sequence TTGAGCCCCCCCGGACTGCTGGCCGGCGACATCGGCGGCACCCACTGCCGCCTGCAGCTCTTCACCCTGGAGAACGGCTGGCCGCACAGCCGCTGCGAGTACAGCTACCCGAGCCGCGACTACCCTCGGTTCGAGCCCCTGCTGGCCGACTTCCTGGCCCGCTGCGGAACCGCGCCCGAGGCCGCCTGCCTGGCGATCGCCGGGCCGGTCCAGGACCGGGACGGGCAGCAGCAGGTCGACACCACCAACCTCCCCTGGCAGCTCGACAGCCGCGCCCTGGCCACCGCCAGCGGCATTCGCAAGCTGCGCCTGGTCAACGACTTTGAGGCCATCGGCCATGCCCTGGATGTCCTCAGCGACGGGGATCTGGCCATCCTGCAGCAGGGCCGGCCGCGGCCCCGGGCCCCCCGCGCCCTGATCGGCGCCGGCACCGGCCTCGGGGTGAGCCTCATGGTCTGGGATGGCGAGGGTTATCAGGTATTGGCCACCGAGGGCGGGCATGTCGACTTCGCACCCCAGAACAGCCTGCAGTGCGAACTGCTGCATGCCCTGCAGGCCCGCCACGGCCCGCATGTCTCGGTCGAGCGCCTGCTCTCCGGACCAGGACTGGCGGCCCTCTACGCCTTCTTCGAACAGCGCCTCGGCCAACCGGCCTCTACCGAGGTCGAGGCGGCCCGCCGTGCCGGCGATGCCGCTCCGGCCATCGGTCGCCTGGCCCTGGAGGGCAGCGACCCCCTGGCGGTGCGCAGCCTGGAGGAATTCGTCCGTATCTACGGCGCCCAGGCCGGCAACCTGGCCCTCGGTTGCCTGCCCTTCGGCGGCCTCTACATCGCTGGCGGCGTCAGCCGCCGCCTGGCACCGGCGCTGCAGGACGGGCGCTTCCTGGAGGCCTTCCTCGCCAAGGGACGCATGCAGCCGCTGCTGCGCGACATTCCGCTGCGGCTGATTCTCCATCCCGACCCCGGCCTGCTGGGTGCCGCGCGTCTGGCCGCCGCCCTGGCCAGCGCCTGA
- the lptD gene encoding LPS assembly protein LptD, protein MTTSRSLPLWLALVALPALAADPAPAWQCQTDATGRWRCLPAGETPAAAPAARTAAPAAAAATTPARTPPAGTQAAARPLVQASPTVATPSLPSQRQLLCRRRPGLSAPLPGPEQVETRLDARQARIEQGTRYLLSGDARIERSGQRLRADRLRYDEAAGTADAEGHVLLEEPGLRIEGSRAHLLLDEDRGEIEDVRYDLFSRYARGSARIAYQDSRTRKRFEQATYTTCDEGAEAWRLKAREVKLDEAKGVGRARHVILELAEIPVFYTPFMSFPLDDRRKSGFLVPSWGRSDESGADVRLPYYWNIAPNRDATITPRLLSDRGVQLRGEYRYLQRHGEGRLDLEYLPSDKAFGNQTRSLFSLRHSGRPTRQIGIKLDFKNVSDAEYFEDLGDNLGLSATTHIRRVGELSYSARGWNLTGRLEDFQTVDRTIAASNRPYKRLPQILFRGQPASRPYGLELRLDAEAVRFDKDAAVTGTRFDLRPEAALPLGDAAWYLTPRLALRHTRYSLQNTAPGDPDSPSRTLPIASLDGGLFLERDSRWFGHSLLQTLEPRAFYLFVPKRDQLDLPLFDTGLRDFSYQQLFASNRFSGADRQGDANQLTLALSSRLLDPASGRQLLRLSLGEIFYFRDREVILRSGDPVEQRSNSKLVALLDLALQGGWTLSSGLQWDPRSTRNERGSLRLRYQPDARHSLNLTYRYRRDRLEQVDASAFWHLTPRWHLVARWNYSLPDRLLLTGLGGLEYESCCWVFRILGRSYINDTQGRRNNSLLLQLELKGLTSFGDPISELLQNDILGYRTYP, encoded by the coding sequence GTGACGACAAGCAGATCCCTTCCCCTGTGGCTGGCCCTGGTGGCCCTGCCCGCCCTCGCCGCAGACCCGGCACCGGCCTGGCAGTGTCAGACCGACGCTACCGGCCGTTGGCGCTGCCTACCGGCCGGCGAGACACCTGCCGCGGCCCCCGCCGCGCGCACGGCTGCGCCGGCAGCCGCCGCGGCAACCACCCCGGCCAGGACCCCGCCCGCCGGCACCCAGGCGGCTGCCCGCCCCCTGGTCCAGGCATCCCCCACTGTGGCCACCCCTTCCCTGCCCAGCCAGCGCCAGCTCCTGTGCCGCCGCCGCCCTGGGCTCAGCGCCCCGCTGCCCGGGCCGGAGCAGGTGGAGACGCGCCTCGATGCCAGGCAGGCACGGATCGAGCAGGGCACCCGCTACCTGCTCAGCGGCGATGCCCGCATCGAACGCAGCGGCCAGCGGCTGCGCGCCGACCGGCTGCGCTACGACGAGGCCGCGGGCACCGCCGACGCCGAGGGCCATGTGCTGCTGGAGGAACCCGGCCTGCGCATCGAGGGCAGCCGTGCCCATCTGCTGCTGGACGAGGACCGGGGCGAGATCGAGGACGTGCGCTACGACCTGTTCAGCCGCTATGCACGCGGCAGCGCACGCATCGCCTACCAGGACAGCCGCACCCGGAAACGCTTCGAACAGGCCACCTACACCACCTGCGACGAAGGCGCCGAGGCCTGGCGGCTGAAGGCCCGGGAGGTGAAGCTGGACGAGGCGAAGGGGGTGGGTCGCGCCAGGCACGTGATCCTGGAGCTCGCCGAGATCCCGGTCTTCTACACCCCCTTCATGAGCTTTCCGCTCGACGACCGGCGCAAGTCCGGTTTCCTGGTCCCCAGCTGGGGCCGCTCGGACGAGTCCGGCGCCGACGTCCGCCTGCCCTATTACTGGAACATCGCCCCCAACCGCGATGCCACCATCACCCCGCGTCTGCTCAGCGACCGCGGGGTACAGCTGCGCGGCGAATACCGCTATCTGCAGCGTCATGGCGAGGGCCGGCTGGACCTCGAGTACCTGCCCTCCGACAAGGCCTTCGGCAACCAGACCCGCAGCCTGTTCTCGTTGCGCCACAGCGGCCGGCCGACGCGGCAGATCGGTATCAAGCTCGATTTCAAGAACGTCTCCGACGCCGAGTATTTCGAGGATCTCGGCGACAACCTGGGACTGTCCGCCACCACCCACATCCGGCGCGTCGGCGAGCTCAGCTACAGCGCCCGGGGCTGGAACCTCACCGGGCGGCTGGAGGACTTCCAGACCGTCGACCGCACCATCGCCGCCAGCAACCGCCCCTACAAGCGGTTGCCGCAGATCCTGTTCCGCGGCCAGCCGGCCAGCCGCCCCTATGGCCTGGAGCTGCGCCTGGACGCCGAGGCCGTGCGCTTCGACAAGGACGCCGCCGTCACCGGCACTCGCTTCGACCTGCGCCCCGAGGCTGCCCTGCCGCTCGGCGACGCGGCCTGGTACCTGACCCCCAGGCTGGCGCTGCGCCACACCCGCTACAGCCTGCAGAACACCGCCCCCGGCGATCCCGACAGCCCCAGCCGGACCCTGCCCATCGCCAGCCTGGATGGCGGCCTGTTCCTGGAACGCGACAGCCGCTGGTTCGGCCACTCGCTGCTGCAGACCCTGGAACCACGCGCCTTCTACCTGTTCGTGCCGAAACGCGACCAGCTCGACCTGCCGCTGTTCGACACCGGGCTGCGCGATTTCAGCTACCAGCAGCTGTTCGCCAGCAACCGCTTCAGCGGCGCCGACCGCCAGGGCGACGCCAACCAGCTCACCCTGGCCCTGAGCAGCCGGCTGCTGGACCCGGCCAGCGGCCGTCAGCTACTGCGCCTCAGCCTGGGCGAGATCTTCTATTTCCGCGACCGCGAGGTGATCCTGCGCAGCGGCGATCCGGTGGAACAACGCAGCAACTCCAAGCTGGTGGCGCTGCTCGACCTCGCCCTGCAGGGCGGCTGGACGCTGAGCAGCGGCCTGCAGTGGGACCCGCGCAGCACGCGCAACGAACGCGGCAGCCTGCGCCTGCGCTACCAGCCCGATGCCCGGCACAGCCTCAACCTGACCTATCGCTACCGCCGCGACCGTCTGGAGCAGGTCGACGCCTCGGCCTTCTGGCACCTGACTCCGCGCTGGCACCTGGTCGCCCGCTGGAACTATTCCCTGCCCGACCGACTCTTACTGACAGGATTGGGTGGCCTGGAATACGAGAGCTGCTGCTGGGTGTTCCGCATCCTCGGCCGCAGCTACATCAACGACACCCAGGGCCGGCGCAACAACAGCCTGCTGCTGCAACTGGAGCTCAAGGGGCTGACCAGTTTCGGCGACCCGATCTCCGAACTGCTGCAAAATGATATCCTTGGTTACCGGACCTATCCCTGA